A window of Formosa sp. Hel1_31_208 contains these coding sequences:
- the fabD gene encoding ACP S-malonyltransferase, which translates to MNAYIFPGQGAQFSGMGLDLYENSPLAQELFEKANAILGFPITDIMFEGTPEDLKETKVTQPAIFLHSVILAKTLGDSFKPDMVAGHSLGEFSALVANGVLNFEDGLKLVSQRAQAMQKACELQPSTMAAVLGLDDDIVEKVCAMTDGIVVAANYNCPGQLVISGEIDAINTACETLKEEGARRALVLPVGGAFHSPLMEPAREELAAAIENTTFNKPNCPIYQNVTASAIIDENEIKANLILQLTAPVRWTQSVQQMITDGAAHFTEVGPGKVLQGLVKKINREVETASATLESNA; encoded by the coding sequence ATGAACGCATATATATTTCCTGGTCAAGGCGCCCAATTCTCTGGAATGGGACTTGATCTCTATGAAAACTCTCCATTAGCACAAGAACTGTTTGAAAAAGCAAATGCTATTTTAGGCTTTCCAATAACAGACATCATGTTTGAAGGGACTCCTGAAGATTTAAAAGAAACGAAAGTGACACAACCAGCTATCTTTTTACACTCTGTGATTCTCGCGAAGACACTAGGTGATAGCTTTAAACCAGATATGGTAGCAGGTCATTCGCTTGGAGAATTCTCAGCATTAGTTGCTAATGGCGTGTTAAATTTCGAAGACGGACTTAAATTGGTTTCTCAACGCGCTCAAGCCATGCAAAAAGCTTGTGAACTTCAACCAAGCACAATGGCTGCTGTTCTGGGATTAGACGATGATATTGTAGAAAAAGTATGTGCAATGACTGATGGTATTGTGGTTGCAGCCAATTATAACTGCCCAGGACAATTGGTGATTTCTGGAGAAATAGATGCTATAAATACTGCTTGTGAAACTTTGAAAGAAGAAGGCGCTCGTCGTGCTTTAGTGCTTCCTGTTGGTGGTGCATTTCACTCGCCTTTAATGGAACCTGCTCGTGAAGAATTGGCTGCTGCTATTGAAAACACAACATTTAACAAACCGAATTGTCCAATCTATCAAAATGTAACCGCCTCTGCGATTATTGATGAAAATGAGATTAAAGCCAATTTAATTTTACAATTAACTGCCCCTGTGCGTTGGACTCAATCTGTACAGCAAATGATTACCGATGGCGCTGCGCACTTCACAGAAGTTGGACCAGGAAAAGTTTTACAAGGATTAGTCAAAAAGATCAACAGAGAAGTAGAAACTGCTTCTGCAACTTTAGAATCAAACGCATAA
- a CDS encoding 3-deoxy-D-manno-octulosonic acid transferase yields the protein MYNLGIYIFSFTLKLLGFFNPKIKRGIEGRKNTFKTLEETINTADKIIWFHCASLGEFEQGLPVFEVIRTQYPNHKIVLSFFSPSGYDIRKNTNVADVVIYLPLDTKANAKRYVEIVRPEFTVFVKYDIWPNLLLELQRQKRRSILISALFRPDQSYFKFYGGKRKSALLAFEHIFVQNENSKTLLNSIQFHSVTISGDTRFDRVANQLSQVNTLDFISEFKNDSTCIVIGSSWTEDEAVLIPYINANASKDLKFIIAPHEIKAHNIKAITSKLEVDFVLFSEKDHKPLTDKTVFIIDTIGILSKIYSYADIAYVGGAMGQTGLHNILEPAVFQVPIIIGKNHNKFPEAKAMIEKAGVISVADRKDLRTVLDSLTTSPQMRDALGKKNSEFIEKNKGAVVQITNYIRI from the coding sequence TTGTACAATTTAGGAATCTATATATTTTCTTTTACATTGAAGCTACTCGGCTTTTTCAATCCTAAGATCAAACGCGGAATTGAGGGTCGTAAAAACACCTTCAAAACACTTGAAGAAACAATTAACACTGCTGATAAAATCATTTGGTTTCATTGTGCTTCTTTAGGAGAATTCGAACAAGGATTGCCCGTTTTCGAGGTGATAAGAACTCAATATCCCAATCACAAAATTGTGCTTAGCTTTTTTTCTCCATCAGGTTATGACATTAGAAAAAACACCAATGTGGCCGATGTTGTTATTTATCTTCCGTTAGATACGAAAGCCAATGCAAAACGTTATGTGGAAATCGTACGTCCAGAATTTACGGTATTTGTAAAATATGATATTTGGCCTAATTTACTTCTCGAATTACAACGACAAAAACGGCGATCTATTTTAATTTCTGCATTATTTAGACCAGATCAATCTTATTTTAAATTTTATGGAGGAAAACGAAAATCTGCTTTACTTGCTTTTGAACACATCTTTGTTCAAAATGAGAATTCTAAAACTCTTCTCAATTCAATTCAGTTTCATTCTGTAACCATATCTGGAGATACACGGTTTGACAGAGTTGCCAATCAATTGTCACAAGTCAATACCCTTGACTTTATTTCAGAATTCAAAAATGATAGTACATGTATTGTTATTGGAAGTTCATGGACTGAGGATGAAGCTGTTCTTATTCCATATATAAATGCAAATGCATCGAAAGACTTAAAGTTTATCATTGCACCTCATGAAATTAAAGCTCACAATATAAAGGCAATTACTTCAAAACTGGAGGTAGATTTTGTGTTATTTTCTGAAAAAGATCATAAGCCACTAACAGACAAAACCGTTTTTATTATTGACACCATTGGCATTCTATCTAAAATCTACAGTTATGCTGATATTGCATATGTTGGCGGTGCCATGGGCCAAACAGGCTTGCATAACATCCTAGAACCAGCTGTATTTCAAGTACCTATCATTATAGGTAAAAACCATAATAAATTCCCTGAAGCTAAAGCTATGATCGAAAAAGCAGGGGTAATATCAGTAGCTGATAGAAAGGATTTAAGAACCGTTTTAGATTCACTCACGACATCTCCTCAAATGCGCGACGCATTAGGTAAAAAAAATTCAGAATTTATTGAAAAAAATAAGGGTGCAGTAGTCCAAATAACTAACTACATACGTATATAA
- a CDS encoding amidohydrolase family protein, with amino-acid sequence MKSLLQLIILLLTLSVTGQNTYLHCGQLIDTKSGTILTERTIIVSGSKIIAIENGYISPKASDDSVIDLKSKTVMPGLIDMHVHIEGETSPTRYLDVFTKNEADVAFTSVEIANRTLMAGFTTVRDLGGSGVNVALRNAIAQGKVSGPRIFTAEKAISTTGGHADPTNGRKKSLMGNPGPMEGVINGVEDARQAVRQRYKNGADLIKITATGGVLSVAKNGQNAQFTQEEVDEIVKIAREYGMVVAAHAHGKEGMKRAIKAGVQTIEHGSFMDKEAATLMKQYGAYLVPTLSAGRYVEKKAKIPNYYPPVILPKIESTMLVLDETLEMVLREGVPIAFGTDAGVFPHGENAKEFAYMVEVGWSPMFSIQSATITNAKLLDMENELGQLKEGFIADIVAVDSDPTKNIATMENVTFVMKEGKVYKQ; translated from the coding sequence ATGAAATCATTACTACAACTTATTATCCTTTTACTGACACTATCAGTAACTGGACAAAATACCTATTTACACTGTGGGCAACTAATAGATACGAAATCTGGAACTATTTTAACAGAAAGAACAATCATAGTATCTGGGAGTAAAATAATTGCTATCGAGAACGGATATATATCTCCGAAGGCTTCAGATGATAGCGTTATTGATCTTAAAAGCAAAACGGTTATGCCAGGACTTATAGACATGCATGTACATATTGAAGGAGAAACGAGTCCGACGAGGTATTTAGATGTTTTTACAAAAAATGAGGCTGATGTAGCATTTACCTCAGTTGAAATTGCTAATAGAACCCTCATGGCTGGTTTTACCACAGTAAGAGATCTGGGAGGATCGGGAGTCAATGTCGCTTTGCGTAATGCGATTGCTCAAGGAAAAGTATCTGGACCTCGAATTTTCACTGCTGAAAAAGCTATCTCAACTACAGGAGGTCATGCAGATCCTACTAATGGAAGGAAGAAATCTTTAATGGGTAATCCTGGTCCAATGGAAGGTGTTATTAATGGTGTTGAAGATGCCAGGCAAGCCGTGAGACAGAGATATAAGAATGGAGCCGATTTAATAAAAATAACCGCAACGGGTGGTGTGTTGAGTGTGGCTAAAAATGGTCAAAACGCTCAATTTACGCAAGAAGAAGTGGATGAAATTGTAAAAATAGCACGTGAATATGGAATGGTGGTTGCCGCCCATGCCCACGGGAAAGAAGGGATGAAGCGCGCTATCAAGGCTGGAGTTCAAACGATAGAACATGGGTCGTTTATGGATAAAGAAGCAGCGACTTTAATGAAGCAATATGGTGCCTATTTGGTGCCAACACTTTCCGCAGGACGTTATGTTGAAAAGAAAGCAAAAATCCCAAATTACTATCCTCCCGTAATTCTTCCAAAAATAGAAAGTACAATGCTAGTGCTTGATGAAACATTAGAAATGGTGCTTAGGGAAGGTGTTCCAATCGCTTTTGGTACTGATGCAGGTGTTTTTCCTCATGGAGAAAATGCCAAAGAGTTTGCTTATATGGTTGAAGTAGGATGGTCACCAATGTTTTCAATACAAAGTGCCACGATTACGAATGCGAAATTACTCGATATGGAAAATGAATTGGGACAGTTAAAAGAAGGTTTTATTGCAGATATTGTTGCCGTAGATAGTGACCCTACCAAAAATATTGCTACTATGGAAAATGTCACTTTTGTTATGAAGGAAGGGAAAGTCTATAAACAGTAG
- a CDS encoding dihydrofolate reductase, which yields MFGKKKQIPEIDAAQLALIKYAEKRIKQKKRVYLHFVVFLIGAVFLILANTVLGIGKDIKIAGLDWFVIAIVLWLFLFVYHFVRVFITHSFMGKDWEDQQREVLVAKQKERIEKLKLQYLKEETEIAKSEAYNQTLDKQIVTQKKKSELTIIVAAGENNAIGKDNDLIWHLSDDLKRFKSLTNGHHIIMGRKTFESFPKPLPNRTHIVITRQEDYKAPDGVIIVNNMGDALDAARLDQQPFIIGGGEIYKQAMPLADRLEITRVHHSFEDADTFFPVIDLSVWKETHSKFHEKDDNHEFSFTFSTYERNN from the coding sequence ATGTTCGGAAAAAAGAAACAAATTCCTGAAATAGATGCAGCCCAACTAGCACTTATTAAATACGCTGAAAAACGTATCAAACAGAAAAAACGCGTGTACCTTCATTTCGTGGTTTTTTTAATTGGAGCCGTCTTTTTGATTCTTGCCAATACCGTCTTGGGTATCGGAAAAGACATTAAAATTGCCGGTCTTGATTGGTTTGTTATTGCCATAGTATTATGGTTATTTTTATTTGTCTATCATTTTGTTCGTGTTTTTATTACACACTCTTTCATGGGTAAAGACTGGGAAGATCAACAACGTGAGGTTTTAGTAGCAAAGCAAAAAGAACGAATTGAAAAATTAAAGCTACAGTACCTAAAAGAAGAAACTGAAATTGCTAAATCTGAAGCTTACAACCAAACCTTAGATAAACAGATAGTAACTCAAAAAAAAAAATCTGAGTTAACAATTATCGTTGCCGCTGGAGAGAACAACGCCATAGGCAAAGACAACGACCTTATCTGGCATTTGAGTGATGACCTTAAACGTTTTAAATCCCTAACCAATGGTCATCACATTATCATGGGACGAAAGACCTTTGAAAGTTTCCCAAAACCTTTACCCAATCGCACACATATTGTCATAACACGACAAGAGGATTACAAAGCCCCAGATGGCGTGATTATTGTAAACAATATGGGCGACGCTCTTGATGCTGCACGTCTAGACCAACAGCCTTTTATTATTGGTGGAGGAGAAATATATAAACAAGCGATGCCTCTAGCTGATCGACTTGAAATTACACGTGTGCATCACAGCTTTGAAGATGCAGATACGTTTTTTCCAGTAATTGATTTATCAGTCTGGAAAGAAACACACAGCAAGTTTCATGAAAAAGATGACAATCATGAATTTTCGTTTACATTTTCAACCTATGAAAGGAACAACTAG
- a CDS encoding DegT/DnrJ/EryC1/StrS aminotransferase family protein, translated as MKKIQMVDLKGQYNKIKEEVDQSVLEVLDSTAYINGPKVHEFQNNLEKYLGVKHVIPCANGTDALQIAMMGLGLKPGDEVITADFTFAATVEVIALLNLTPVLVDVDPVTFNIDVEAVKNAITPKTKAIVPVHLFGMCANMEALMDIAQTNNLFVIEDNAQGIGATYTYTDGRKAKAGTIGHIASTSFFPSKNLGCYGDGGAIFTNDDDLAHTIRGVVNHGMYVRYHHDVVGVNSRLDSIQATILNIKLKHLDNYNQARQNAARAYNTAFANEEYIITPSGKSECLGICSSCDCHVFHQYTLRVLKGDRDALVKHLNDKGIPCGVYYPIPLHRQKAYLDSRYNEADFKVTNQLVKEVISLPMHTELDDDQIEFITSTVKNFVNS; from the coding sequence ATGAAAAAAATTCAAATGGTTGACCTCAAGGGTCAATATAACAAAATAAAAGAAGAGGTAGATCAATCGGTTTTGGAGGTCTTAGACTCTACAGCGTATATTAATGGACCAAAGGTTCATGAATTTCAGAACAACTTAGAGAAATATTTAGGGGTTAAACATGTCATTCCTTGTGCCAATGGTACAGACGCTTTACAAATTGCAATGATGGGTTTAGGGTTGAAGCCGGGAGATGAAGTGATTACGGCTGATTTTACCTTCGCGGCAACCGTTGAGGTAATCGCGTTATTGAATCTGACTCCTGTTTTGGTTGATGTAGATCCAGTAACCTTCAATATTGATGTTGAAGCTGTTAAAAATGCAATCACACCAAAAACAAAGGCTATTGTTCCAGTTCATCTTTTTGGAATGTGCGCTAATATGGAAGCGCTAATGGATATTGCGCAAACAAATAATTTATTTGTTATTGAAGATAATGCTCAAGGTATTGGGGCCACATATACATATACAGACGGCAGAAAAGCAAAAGCAGGAACCATAGGACATATTGCCTCTACATCATTTTTTCCTTCAAAAAATTTAGGTTGCTATGGCGACGGTGGTGCTATTTTCACTAACGATGATGATTTAGCGCATACAATTAGAGGTGTTGTAAATCATGGTATGTATGTACGTTACCATCATGATGTGGTGGGTGTGAATTCGAGATTAGATTCTATACAAGCTACTATCTTAAACATTAAGTTAAAGCATTTAGATAACTATAATCAAGCTCGACAAAATGCTGCTAGAGCATACAATACTGCTTTTGCAAATGAAGAGTATATAATTACACCTTCAGGTAAATCAGAGTGTTTAGGAATTTGTAGCAGCTGTGATTGTCATGTATTTCATCAATATACCTTAAGGGTTCTAAAAGGCGATCGTGACGCTTTAGTGAAACATTTGAATGATAAAGGTATTCCGTGTGGTGTTTATTATCCAATTCCTTTACATCGCCAAAAAGCGTATCTAGATTCTAGATATAATGAAGCCGATTTTAAAGTGACCAATCAGTTGGTAAAAGAAGTGATTTCTTTACCAATGCACACAGAGTTAGATGATGATCAAATTGAATTCATAACATCAACTGTGAAAAATTTTGTCAATTCTTAG
- a CDS encoding NAD(P)/FAD-dependent oxidoreductase has protein sequence MIKQLQLRITLQEERQADILIKKASHYLNVKVADISGVKILRKSIDARKKLIILNYKVDVYINEKLPEDSAFVFDYKDVSKAKPIHIIGFGPAGMWAALRSIELGYKPIVLERGKNVQDRRRDLKAINQDHIVNEDSNYCFGEGGAGTYSDGKLYTRSLKRGDVRKVFESLVYHGATDQILIDAHPHIGTNKLPKVVKNIRETILKFGGEVHFETRVTDFNVKNGLIKTIVLQNGDDMNVDKVILATGHSARDIFYLLNEKNIQLKAKSFAMGVRAEHPQQIIDSIQYHCKGEQRDELLPAAAYSLVHQVNDRGVYSFCMCPGGFIVPAATANGEVVVNGMSPSKRNNEFANSGIVVEINADRDLYKYEHHGALKGLEYQKDLERLAFTAGGRTQTAPAQRLTDFVEGKLSSDLNPTSYQPGLKSAPLHSLLPKLIGSSLRKGFKAFGEKMHGYYTAEANIIGVESRTSSPVNIPRSESLAHPEISNLFPCGEGGGYAGGIVSAAMDGERCAEAATRHV, from the coding sequence ATGATCAAACAACTCCAACTCCGTATTACCCTTCAAGAAGAACGACAAGCGGATATTTTGATCAAGAAGGCTTCTCATTATCTCAATGTTAAAGTAGCCGATATTTCCGGTGTTAAAATACTTCGGAAATCGATTGACGCTAGAAAAAAACTCATCATTTTAAATTATAAAGTCGACGTCTATATCAACGAAAAACTTCCTGAAGATTCTGCTTTTGTATTTGATTATAAAGACGTATCCAAGGCAAAACCAATTCATATTATTGGTTTTGGTCCTGCAGGCATGTGGGCAGCGTTACGCTCTATTGAACTCGGCTATAAACCTATTGTTCTTGAACGTGGAAAAAACGTGCAAGACAGACGTCGGGATTTAAAAGCTATAAATCAAGATCATATTGTTAACGAAGATTCCAACTATTGCTTTGGAGAAGGTGGCGCCGGAACCTATAGTGACGGGAAATTATATACAAGAAGTTTGAAACGTGGCGACGTAAGAAAGGTATTCGAAAGCTTAGTATATCATGGTGCTACTGATCAAATATTGATTGATGCACATCCTCATATTGGAACGAACAAACTCCCAAAAGTCGTTAAAAACATTAGAGAAACTATCTTAAAATTTGGAGGTGAAGTCCATTTTGAAACTCGGGTAACCGATTTCAATGTTAAAAATGGTCTTATAAAGACAATCGTGCTACAAAACGGAGATGATATGAATGTTGATAAAGTTATTTTAGCAACAGGACATTCCGCTCGCGATATCTTTTATTTACTCAACGAAAAAAACATCCAACTAAAAGCTAAATCTTTTGCTATGGGTGTTCGCGCAGAACATCCACAACAAATTATCGATAGTATTCAATACCACTGCAAAGGTGAACAACGCGATGAGTTATTGCCTGCCGCGGCTTACAGTTTAGTCCATCAAGTAAACGATCGAGGTGTCTATTCATTTTGTATGTGCCCTGGAGGTTTTATCGTTCCTGCAGCAACAGCCAATGGTGAAGTTGTTGTCAACGGAATGTCGCCTTCAAAACGGAATAATGAATTTGCGAATTCAGGTATTGTCGTTGAAATCAATGCCGACAGAGACTTATACAAATATGAACATCATGGTGCGCTCAAAGGACTAGAATATCAAAAAGATTTAGAACGACTGGCTTTTACAGCTGGTGGAAGAACACAAACAGCACCAGCTCAGCGCTTAACCGATTTTGTTGAAGGTAAGCTATCTTCAGATTTAAATCCTACATCCTACCAGCCGGGACTTAAATCAGCCCCACTGCATTCGCTTTTACCAAAACTAATTGGAAGTTCACTTCGGAAAGGGTTTAAAGCTTTTGGAGAAAAAATGCATGGCTATTATACGGCTGAAGCTAATATTATTGGTGTAGAATCTAGAACCTCATCTCCTGTAAATATCCCTAGAAGTGAAAGTTTAGCACATCCTGAAATCTCTAATTTATTCCCCTGTGGTGAAGGTGGTGGTTATGCTGGTGGAATAGTTTCAGCTGCAATGGATGGCGAGCGTTGTGCAGAAGCCGCAACTAGACATGTATAG
- the galE gene encoding UDP-glucose 4-epimerase GalE: MKKILVTGGLGFIGSHTVVELQNEGFEVVIIDDLSNSSLDVLKGISSITGKTPNYENIDLKEKALVEQFFQKHKDISGVIHFAASKAVGESVQMPLHYYENNLNTLIYTLKEVIGLDESNFIFSSSCTVYGQAEEMPITEKAPVQPAESPYGNTKQIGEEIIMDTCYVNPELNAIALRYFNPIGAHPSAKIGELPIGVPQNLVPYITQTAAGLRECLSVFGNDYPTEDGTCIRDYIHVVDLAKAHVVALQRLLNGKNTSNFESFNIGTGVGSSVLEVIKTFERVSGQSLNYIFAPRRQGDVISAYAHTEKANKILGWKAVLTLDDAIRSAWHWEKQIRNI, translated from the coding sequence ATGAAAAAAATCCTTGTTACTGGAGGGCTTGGATTTATTGGCTCTCATACGGTTGTAGAATTACAAAATGAGGGTTTTGAAGTTGTCATTATTGATGATTTATCCAATTCTTCCCTCGATGTTTTAAAAGGCATTAGTTCAATTACAGGAAAAACTCCAAATTACGAAAACATAGATCTTAAAGAAAAAGCCCTAGTTGAACAATTTTTCCAAAAACATAAAGATATTTCTGGCGTCATTCATTTTGCGGCAAGTAAAGCGGTAGGAGAAAGTGTGCAAATGCCTTTACACTATTATGAAAACAATTTAAACACACTCATTTATACCTTAAAGGAAGTTATAGGTCTCGACGAGTCAAATTTTATTTTTAGTTCGTCATGTACGGTATATGGTCAGGCTGAGGAAATGCCAATTACTGAAAAAGCACCTGTGCAACCAGCAGAATCTCCTTATGGAAATACCAAGCAAATTGGAGAAGAGATTATTATGGATACTTGCTATGTAAACCCTGAGCTCAATGCGATTGCTTTGCGCTATTTTAATCCTATTGGAGCACATCCAAGTGCAAAAATTGGTGAATTACCTATTGGAGTTCCTCAAAACTTAGTACCTTATATCACGCAAACGGCAGCAGGACTCAGAGAATGTTTATCTGTCTTCGGAAACGATTATCCAACTGAAGATGGAACTTGCATAAGAGATTATATTCATGTTGTAGATTTAGCCAAAGCTCATGTTGTGGCATTGCAACGGCTACTTAATGGCAAAAACACTTCTAATTTTGAATCCTTTAATATTGGTACAGGAGTTGGTAGTTCTGTGCTTGAAGTTATTAAAACTTTTGAGCGTGTTTCAGGTCAGTCACTTAACTATATATTTGCTCCAAGACGACAAGGGGACGTTATTTCGGCTTATGCACATACTGAAAAAGCAAATAAAATCTTAGGCTGGAAAGCAGTATTAACACTTGACGATGCAATACGTTCGGCATGGCACTGGGAAAAACAAATTAGAAATATTTAA
- the lspA gene encoding signal peptidase II, with product MKLSRTAGIILLIAFNIAIDQISKIMARANIDPNERINVIGDFFIMMNVENTGAFLGMGSDMNPTLKLIFLLVLPIGVLGYLIYYILKTKSLDRLSLIALSCIAGGGVANVFDRIVYGSVTDFFYLHINDTLRTGIFNVADMSVTFGMIVLLLTTLFPKKKNTLE from the coding sequence ATGAAATTATCAAGAACTGCTGGCATAATTTTGCTTATAGCCTTTAATATTGCGATTGACCAAATTTCAAAGATTATGGCTAGAGCAAACATTGACCCTAATGAACGTATAAATGTTATAGGTGATTTCTTCATCATGATGAATGTTGAAAATACAGGTGCTTTCTTAGGTATGGGAAGCGATATGAATCCTACATTAAAACTGATCTTCCTTCTTGTTTTGCCTATTGGTGTCTTAGGTTATTTAATTTATTATATCCTTAAAACAAAATCTCTAGACCGCCTCAGTTTGATTGCGCTTTCTTGTATCGCTGGAGGAGGTGTAGCCAATGTATTTGATCGGATTGTCTATGGTTCGGTAACTGATTTTTTCTATCTACATATCAACGACACTTTAAGAACAGGCATCTTTAATGTAGCAGATATGTCGGTGACCTTTGGAATGATTGTTTTATTATTAACGACGTTATTTCCAAAAAAGAAAAATACACTTGAATAA